From the Anaeromyxobacter dehalogenans 2CP-1 genome, the window GGCGCCGCTGAGCCGCAGGCCCACCACGCCGCCGATGACCAGCAGGATCCCCAGGAGCTTCTGCCAGCCGAGTCGCTGCCCCAGGAACAGCGCGCCCAGCACGACGACCCCGACGCCCGCGACCGACGTCCAGATCGCGTAGCCCACCCCGACGTCGAACGTCAGCAGCGCGAGGCTCAGGAAGAAGGTGCCGATCGCGCCGCTGACGAGCGTGGCGGCCGTCCACCACGGCCG encodes:
- a CDS encoding DMT family transporter; its protein translation is MSWIHLGVAVIFEIAVAISAGNARGFTRPWWTAATLVSGAIGTFFLSLALLTFDVGVGYAIWTSVAGVGVVVLGALFLGQRLGWQKLLGILLVIGGVVGLRLSGAA